A single genomic interval of Hydractinia symbiolongicarpus strain clone_291-10 chromosome 8, HSymV2.1, whole genome shotgun sequence harbors:
- the LOC130653850 gene encoding receptor-type tyrosine-protein phosphatase alpha-like — MFLLENEFERLNSVNIPFGQENYKAALLEENVAKNRYPNILARDFFRAYVPQTTNSTDYINAVFVNGYKKKDVEGSEEFGNLTVNVESSTRVGDINVQSFIISNKTNHRKVNKLQLNWPNHDIPDCSSLLTLIGEVLKSHMEMAPYCDGANRSGTFIACMNALDQLKVEQHADVSQTVRRMRLARPEFVENMRQYQFIYTVLNKYLDSFATYSNFN, encoded by the exons atGTTCCTTCTGGAAAATGAATTTGAGAGGTTAAACAGCGTTAATATACCTTTTGGTCAAGAAAATTATAAAGCTGCTTTGTTAGAGGAAAATGTAGCGAAAAACCGATATCCAAATATACTAGCAA GGGACTTTTTTCGTGCATATGTGCCTCAAACCACAAATTCTACCGATTATATCAACGCTGTCTTTGTTAATGGTTACAAAAAGAAAGATG TTGAGGGATCAGAAGAGTTTGGTAATCTTACAGTAAATGTTGAATCAAGCACTCGTGTTGGTGATATCAATGTGCAGTCCTTCATTATATCAAACAAAACG AATCATCGCAAAGTTAATAAATTGCAATTAAATTGGCCAAACCATGATATTCCTGATTGTAGTTCTTTGCTCACTTTAATTGGTGAAGTTTTAAAGTCGCATATGGAGATGGCACCATATTG TGATGGTGCAAATCGTAGTGGAACTTTCATAGCGTGTATGAATGCATTGGACCAACTGAAAGTTGAACAGCATGCTGATGTGTCTCAAACTGTACGAAGAATGAGATTAGCAAGACCTGAGTTTGTTGAAAACATG CGACAGTATCAGTTCATTTACACCGTGTTGAATAAGTACTTGGATTCATTTGCAACGTACTCCAACTTTAATTAA
- the LOC130653851 gene encoding receptor-type tyrosine-protein phosphatase epsilon-like, protein MDNKFYVVAFKSLPNESYYIVAAKPAFPPLSVQEFLSFYLEHKDKISSDIVKQFKSISLEHLHEHKVGSMPKNKEKNRYSNVTAYDHTRVVLQKITGKGTSDYINANYIQNYNGQVDYIAAQGPKKGTIFDFWRMVLGEKPAAIVMLTKISEEGKRKCEQYWPINNGKEVYNGIEVEVIDVQVHADYVIRKIKVCYENNKHQITHFHFTSWPDHGCPDYPTLLLNFCYRVRQLIPYESGKQLLVHCSAGVGRTGSYIIIDAMLHLVRTKQLVDIYNNFESIREDRVQMVQRIEQYKFVYSVIYEALCCGYTGIMSSEFQSTFRELI, encoded by the exons ATGGATAATAAGTTCTATGTAgtcgcttttaaaa GTCTACCAAACGAATCTTACTATATTGTTGCAGCGAAGCCGGCATTTCCACCTCTTTCTGTTCAAgagtttttgtcattttatttgGAACACAAGGATAAAATCAGCTCAGACATTGTAAAGCAATTTAAAAGTATTTCATTGGAACATTTACATGAACATAAAGTTGGATCAATgcctaaaaataaagaaaaaaatcgttACTCGAACGTCACAGCGTACGACCATACTCGCGTTGTCTTGCAGAAAATTACTGGTAAAGGGACTAGTGATTACATTAATGCAAACTATATTCAGAACTATAATGGACAAGTTGATTATATTGCTGCTCAAGGACCAAAAAAGGgaacaatttttgatttctGGCGAATGGTGCTTGGTGAAAAACCTGCAGCTATTGTCATGCTTACAAAGATATCAGAAGAGGGCAAACGAAAGTGTGAGCAGTATTGGCCAATAAATAATGGAAAAGAGGTTTATAATGGCATTGAAGTGGAAGTGATTGACGTACAAGTACATGCTGACTATGTAATTCGTAAAATAAAAGTGTGTTACGAAAATAATAAGCATCAGATTACGCATTTTCACTTTACGTCGTGGCCTGACCACGGTTGTCCAGACTACCCCACGTTGCTGCTAAATTTCTGCTATCGGGTGAGACAGCTTATCCCATATGAAAGTGGGAAGCAACTTCTTGTGCATTGTAGTGCTGGTGTTGGTAGGACTGGATCATACATCATCATTGATGCAATGCTGCACTTGGTTAGAACAAAGCAGCTTGTTGATATATACAACAACTTTGAAAGTATTCGAGAAGATCGCGTACAAATGGTGCAAAGAATTGAACAGTATAAATTTGTTTACAGTGTCATTTACGAAGCACTGTGTTGTGGTTACACTGGAATAATGTCATCAGAATTTCAAAGCACTTTCcgagaattaatataa
- the LOC130653852 gene encoding uncharacterized protein LOC130653852 yields MADLFDVFNKICNALFPQLTIAASKDYQHESNFFFPPINTTTPHLIYNVPNITFAAARVQVNITAEILGVKTSAAPYNFYVKPKDPSPPDLVKTVFTNDTNNVTIVTLTSSSDENGPISYYEVVISTTRKINLPNQLANKAESELKYLDYFLAATVKADDLTTDGIKFIFVEGKEDVYGLNARISTTGKYYLYSRAVINGNDITKYGFNNINYFSNLSQGILIDMKVIPKHVEPTVSSSIGLIAGVAAAGDAVIIVFVIVILFMRRRRKTLKNSCNKRVSSTSIEMKGHNDLKSHETVYKDD; encoded by the exons ATGGCAGAT CTGTTTGATGTATTCAATAAGATATGCAATGCTTTGTTTCCTCAGCTTACAATTGCAGCATCAAAGGACTATCAACATGAAAGTAATTTCTTCTTTCCACCTATCAACACCACCACACCACATTTAATTTATAATGTTCCAAACATAACCTTTGCAGCAGCTCGTGTTCAAGTTAATATTACAGCGGAAATTCTAGGAGTAAAAACATCTGCTGCACCATACAACTTTTATGTTAAACCAAAAG atCCATCGCCACCTGATTTagtaaaaactgtttttactaATGACACAAACAATGTTACGATTGTCACACTGACCTCTTCTTCAGATGAAAACGGACCAATCAG CTATTATGAGGTTGTGATATCAACAACTCGCAAGATTAACCTACCAAACCAGCTAGCAAATAAAGCCGAATCTGAATTAAAGTATCTAGATTATTTTCTTGCTGCTACCGTAAAAGCTGATGATTTGACAACAGACGGTATTAAGTTTATCTTTGTGGAAGGTAAAGAAGATGTTTATGGTTTAAATGCAAGAATATCCACCACGGGAAAATATTATTTGTATTCTCGAGCTGTTATAAATGGAAAT gaTATTACAAAGTATGGTTTTAATAACATCAATTATTTTTCCAATCTCTCTCAAGGAATCCTGATAG acATGAAAGTGATTCCCAAACATGTGGAGCCAACAGTATCATCAAGTATTGGATTAATAGCAGGTGTTGCAGCTGCTGGTGACGCTGTCATCATTGTATTTGTCATTGTAATCCTTTTCATGAGAAG ACGACGTAAAACCTTGAAGAACTCTTGCAACAAGCGTGTTTCCTCAACTTCTATAGAAATGAAAGGTCACAATGACTTAAAATCACATGAAACTGTTTATAAAGACGACTAA
- the LOC130655627 gene encoding uncharacterized protein LOC130655627 isoform X2 — translation MKYIKITAITCENKCGMKVEVYGYDPVCFETLTDMNIYSSNGSSVTNIDIDSPYAWCGTDSSDYVNIAFNKQVVISGIILQGDSNEDSWVKEYKVQYGVSIFKYIRSLIGTTERISPLSVNWLNP, via the exons atgaaatatattaaaataacagCAATAACTTGTGAAAACAAGTGTGGTATGAAAGTTGAAGTTTATGGTTATGACCCAG tatGTTTTGAAACATTGACAGATATGAATATCTACAGCAGTAACGGTTCATCTGTAACAAATATTGATATTGACAGTCCATATGCATGGTGTGGAACAGATTCTTCCGATTATGTTAACATTGCATTTAATAAACAAGTAGTAATTTCTGGAATAATTTTACAAGGAGATTCGAATGAAGATAGCTGGGTGAAAGAATACAAAGTACAATATGGTGTATCCATATTCAAATACATTAGG AGTCTAATTGGTACCACTGAACGGATATCTCCATTATCTGTAAACTGGTTAAATCCCTAG